AGGAAAGTAAATACCCATTGGCGATAAAATACACAAATTAATTTACTGGATTCTTTAATATAGTTCTTAAATAATAGCTATGTCTTTTTTCACTATTTCATAGTTATAAATTCCCGCAATTAAGTTGAATCTTAACCCAAATCTTTTTCTTTTATTTCTATATTTTTCTGATAGTATTCTAAATATTTTAAGTTTTCTATTTACATGTTCAATTACGATTCTTTGTCGATTTAACTCTCTATTTTTTCTTTTTTCTTCTTGGGTTAACTTTCTTTTTTTTGTTTTCTTTTTTGGTATTTCGCTTAATTTATGAATTTTTTCTATACCTTGATAACCTTTGTCTACTAAACACTTTATTTTTTCACTTAATGGTAATCTACTGTTTTTAAAAATTTTAAAATCATGTTCTCTTCCTCGTCCATTTACATAACAAATTATTTCCAAGGTATCTTTATTAACTACTAATTGTGCTTTAAATGTATGTTCCTTCTTTTTGCCACTATA
This portion of the Geminocystis sp. NIES-3709 genome encodes:
- a CDS encoding IS5 family transposase produces the protein MKLERIKKLKPEKFKRRFGVKKETYNLLVEIVKKEQNNHKRGRKSKLTVSEQILVTLEYLREYRTYFHISEYWNISESTVCRTVHKIEKILLKSGYFSLGGKKELIKKENEIKAVLIDVTEIAIERPKKRQKIYYSGKKKEHTFKAQLVVNKDTLEIICYVNGRGREHDFKIFKNSRLPLSEKIKCLVDKGYQGIEKIHKLSEIPKKKTKKRKLTQEEKRKNRELNRQRIVIEHVNRKLKIFRILSEKYRNKRKRFGLRFNLIAGIYNYEIVKKDIAII